From one Streptomyces sp. N50 genomic stretch:
- a CDS encoding CPBP family intramembrane glutamic endopeptidase, which yields MQVEAGQVAESFPLERPTRRILRSEALLVLGLSLGASGVSALISFVGSVTKPGGLKDQAATLNASAAPGRPWLDLAWQLFGIASALVPVALVAHFLLREGESLRTIGFDRTRPWPDLGRGAAIAAVIGSTGIAFYLSARGLGFNLTVVPEALPDVWWKYPVLILSAMQNAILEEVIVVGYLLRRLGQLGWTPGTALVASSVLRGSYHLYQGIGGFVGNMVMGVVFVYLYRRWGRVGPLVVAHSLLDIGAFVGYALLAGKVGWLPTA from the coding sequence GTGCAGGTGGAGGCAGGGCAGGTGGCCGAATCTTTTCCGCTGGAGCGGCCCACACGGCGGATTCTCCGGTCCGAGGCACTGCTCGTTCTGGGGCTTTCGCTAGGTGCGAGCGGTGTGTCAGCCCTGATCAGTTTTGTCGGATCGGTCACGAAACCGGGAGGCCTCAAGGACCAGGCGGCCACCCTCAACGCCTCGGCCGCGCCGGGCCGTCCGTGGCTGGATCTCGCCTGGCAGCTGTTCGGCATCGCCTCGGCGCTCGTGCCCGTCGCCCTCGTCGCGCACTTCCTCCTGCGGGAGGGCGAGAGCCTGCGCACGATCGGCTTCGACCGCACCCGGCCCTGGCCCGACCTGGGCCGCGGGGCCGCGATCGCGGCGGTCATCGGCAGCACCGGCATCGCTTTCTACCTGTCCGCCCGCGGCCTCGGCTTCAACCTCACGGTGGTGCCGGAGGCGCTGCCCGACGTCTGGTGGAAGTACCCGGTCCTGATCCTCTCCGCGATGCAGAACGCGATCCTCGAAGAAGTGATCGTCGTCGGCTATCTCCTGCGCAGGCTCGGCCAGTTGGGCTGGACGCCGGGCACCGCGCTGGTGGCCAGTTCCGTGCTGCGCGGTAGCTACCACCTCTACCAGGGCATCGGCGGCTTCGTCGGCAACATGGTGATGGGCGTGGTGTTCGTGTACCTGTACCGGCGTTGGGGTCGCGTGGGTCCGCTGGTGGTGGCGCATTCGCTGCTCGACATCGGGGCGTTCGTCGGCTACGCGCTGCTGGCGGGGAAGGTGGGCTGGCTGCCGACGGCGTAG
- a CDS encoding glutamate-cysteine ligase family protein, producing the protein MGEKVVSGGSFELADRQRYRAKLRRCLTVLERLLAEKRFDRPKNLMGLEIELNLVGSDGMPRMLNGEVLERIASRDFQTELAMFNLEVNIAPHRLEGRVFDRLAEEIRTSLAYAHRKAGEVDAGILMIGILPTLDRDDLVSSNLSAVDRYTLLNDQIVAARGEDFVLDIEGVEHLTCTSGSIAPEAACTSVQLHLQVTPDRFADVWNAAQAVAAVQVAVGANSPFLFGRELWHESRPPLFQQATDTRPPELQAQGVRPRTWFGERWVTSAYDLFEENLRFFPPLLPIHDDEEPLDVLDAGGIPTLAELVLHNGTVYRWNRPVYGIADGVPHLRVENRVLPAGPTVTDVIANTAFYYGVVRALAEESRPVWTRLPFEAAAANFDTACRHGIDARLLWPRRGRLGGTTEIDAVALVRDELLPLAEAGLDAWGVEPADRDLYLGVIDERCRRRANGATWQSATFHRALEQGLTREAAFAATTRRYSELMHLGEPVHTWPVGLPEPVPLG; encoded by the coding sequence GTGGGGGAGAAGGTCGTTTCGGGAGGATCGTTCGAGCTCGCCGACCGTCAGCGCTACCGCGCCAAGCTGCGGCGCTGTCTGACGGTGCTGGAGCGGCTGCTGGCCGAGAAGCGGTTCGATCGCCCGAAGAACCTCATGGGGCTGGAGATCGAACTGAACCTCGTCGGTTCCGACGGCATGCCGAGAATGCTGAATGGCGAGGTGCTGGAACGCATCGCGAGCCGAGATTTCCAAACAGAACTCGCCATGTTCAATCTGGAAGTCAACATTGCCCCACACCGATTGGAGGGCCGGGTATTCGACCGGCTCGCCGAGGAGATCCGTACGTCACTGGCATATGCCCATCGGAAAGCGGGCGAGGTCGACGCGGGAATACTGATGATCGGCATTCTGCCGACGCTCGACCGGGACGACCTGGTCTCCTCGAACCTCTCCGCGGTCGACCGCTACACCCTGCTCAACGATCAGATCGTGGCGGCCCGCGGCGAGGATTTCGTCCTCGACATCGAGGGCGTCGAGCACCTCACCTGCACCTCGGGCTCCATCGCGCCCGAAGCCGCCTGCACCTCCGTGCAGTTGCACCTCCAGGTCACCCCGGACCGCTTCGCCGACGTGTGGAACGCGGCCCAGGCCGTCGCCGCCGTCCAGGTCGCCGTGGGTGCCAACTCGCCCTTCCTGTTCGGCCGTGAGCTGTGGCACGAGTCCCGGCCCCCGCTCTTCCAGCAGGCCACGGACACCCGCCCGCCCGAACTCCAGGCCCAGGGCGTCCGCCCCCGCACCTGGTTCGGCGAGCGCTGGGTCACCTCGGCCTACGACCTCTTCGAGGAGAACCTGCGCTTCTTCCCGCCCCTGCTCCCGATCCACGACGACGAGGAACCCCTCGACGTCCTCGACGCGGGCGGCATCCCCACCCTCGCCGAACTCGTCCTGCACAACGGCACGGTGTACCGCTGGAACCGCCCGGTCTACGGCATCGCCGACGGCGTCCCGCACCTGCGCGTCGAGAACCGCGTCCTGCCGGCCGGACCCACGGTCACCGACGTCATCGCCAACACCGCGTTCTACTACGGCGTCGTCCGCGCGCTCGCCGAGGAGTCGCGGCCGGTGTGGACCCGGCTGCCCTTCGAAGCGGCCGCCGCCAACTTCGACACCGCGTGCCGCCACGGCATCGACGCCCGGCTTCTCTGGCCCCGGCGCGGACGCCTCGGCGGCACCACCGAGATCGACGCGGTGGCCCTCGTACGCGACGAACTGCTGCCGCTCGCGGAGGCCGGTCTGGACGCGTGGGGGGTCGAACCGGCCGACCGGGACCTGTACTTGGGCGTGATCGACGAGCGCTGCCGCCGTCGGGCGAACGGCGCGACCTGGCAGTCCGCCACGTTCCACCGAGCGCTGGAACAGGGGCTCACCCGGGAGGCCGCCTTCGCCGCCACGACGCGCCGCTACAGCGAGTTGATGCATCTCGGGGAGCCGGTCCACACGTGGCCGGTGGGGTTGCCGGAGCCGGTCCCGCTGGGGTGA
- a CDS encoding DUF5999 family protein, translated as MCKHQPPCPTAESADRESARLMASHPEQGWSLLCNGVLLFEDTGELLPDGQIIAPHRQVVTAA; from the coding sequence ATGTGCAAGCACCAGCCACCGTGTCCCACAGCCGAATCCGCCGACCGGGAATCCGCCCGCCTCATGGCGTCCCACCCGGAACAGGGCTGGAGCCTGCTGTGCAACGGCGTTCTCCTGTTCGAGGACACCGGTGAGCTCCTGCCCGACGGGCAGATCATCGCCCCGCACCGCCAAGTGGTGACAGCCGCTTGA
- a CDS encoding PhzF family phenazine biosynthesis protein yields MRIRIVDAFTDRPFAGNPAGVLLLDTFDAFPADDRLQKIALEVNHAETAFAHRLPQGGDADWALRWFTPTTEVAMCGHATLATAHVLHSTGTHEGTVRFATRSGVLVATPAGDGSITLDFPTAPLTPVEIPDGVTEALGAEPLTAFDTGPNIGDLLVELADEKTVVGLAPDLKALGAHSERGIIATARAQDPTRGYDFVSRCFFPNVGIDEDPVTGSAHTALAPYWSERLGGTVLTGLQASPRSGRVRTELRGDRTLLTGRAVTVIDGELLA; encoded by the coding sequence ATGCGGATTCGAATCGTCGACGCCTTCACCGACCGCCCCTTCGCCGGCAACCCGGCCGGGGTGCTGCTCCTCGACACCTTCGACGCCTTCCCGGCGGACGACCGGCTCCAGAAGATCGCGCTGGAGGTGAATCACGCCGAGACGGCGTTCGCGCACCGGCTGCCCCAAGGCGGGGACGCGGACTGGGCGTTGCGGTGGTTCACGCCGACGACGGAGGTCGCGATGTGCGGGCACGCGACCCTCGCCACGGCCCACGTCCTGCACAGCACCGGCACCCACGAAGGGACCGTGCGGTTCGCCACGCGGAGCGGTGTGCTCGTCGCCACGCCGGCCGGGGACGGGTCGATCACCCTCGACTTCCCGACCGCACCGCTGACCCCCGTCGAGATCCCTGACGGTGTCACCGAGGCTCTGGGCGCCGAGCCGCTGACCGCGTTCGACACCGGCCCGAACATCGGCGACCTCCTCGTCGAACTCGCCGACGAGAAGACCGTCGTAGGACTCGCCCCGGACCTCAAGGCTCTCGGCGCGCACTCGGAACGTGGCATCATCGCCACCGCCCGGGCCCAAGACCCCACCCGGGGTTACGACTTCGTCTCCCGCTGCTTCTTCCCGAACGTCGGGATCGACGAGGACCCGGTCACCGGCAGCGCGCACACCGCGCTGGCTCCCTACTGGTCCGAGCGGCTCGGCGGCACGGTCCTCACCGGGCTGCAGGCCTCGCCCCGCTCCGGGCGCGTCCGTACCGAACTCCGGGGCGACCGGACCCTGTTGACCGGACGCGCGGTCACGGTCATCGACGGCGAGCTGCTCGCCTGA
- a CDS encoding glycoside hydrolase family 43 protein: MRTYDNPVIGGFHPDPSVCRVGEDYYLACSSFEYFPGVPLFHSRDLVHWRQIGNALDRPGQLDLPDDTPASAGIYAPTLRHHDGRFYLITTDVRGKGTFLVTADRPEGPWSDPVLVDIPGIDPDLAWDEDGTCWCAMAGVTVSRIDPATGKVLEGPLPIWSGTGLQHPEAPHLYRVGDWWYLMIAEGGTAHGHSVSIARARSPRGPYEPAPANPILTHRSTDLPIQSTGHADLVTAPDGTWWMVLLGTRPRGWFPGFHVLGRETFLTPVEWVDGWPRVGPVREQHTAPEVWQPFQLPPVRDDFDAPALAHSWISPRSRRDDSWSLTRRPGWLTLDAQRGQVFLGRRQQHPDCRASVRIDPGSGRAGLSVRMDEAHHYDIEVAGGAVSVVARIGPVRQRIASRAVPPGPVALTVDIAATDADTRAPDILTFSVEGPEMAVELAELDGRYLSTQVAGGFTGRVIGMYVTEGEAAFDWFDYQEALR, encoded by the coding sequence ATGCGGACCTACGACAACCCGGTCATCGGCGGCTTCCACCCCGACCCCAGCGTGTGCCGGGTCGGCGAGGACTACTACCTCGCGTGCTCCAGCTTCGAGTACTTCCCGGGGGTCCCGCTCTTCCACAGCCGCGACCTGGTGCACTGGCGCCAGATCGGCAACGCCCTTGACCGGCCAGGGCAGTTGGACCTGCCCGACGACACTCCCGCCTCGGCCGGCATCTACGCCCCCACCCTCCGCCACCACGACGGCCGCTTCTACCTGATCACCACCGACGTGCGCGGCAAAGGCACCTTCCTCGTCACCGCCGACCGGCCCGAGGGCCCCTGGTCGGACCCGGTCCTCGTCGACATCCCCGGCATCGACCCCGACCTGGCCTGGGACGAGGACGGCACCTGCTGGTGTGCCATGGCCGGGGTGACGGTGTCCCGCATCGACCCGGCGACCGGCAAGGTCCTGGAGGGCCCGCTCCCGATCTGGTCCGGCACCGGACTCCAGCACCCGGAGGCCCCGCACCTCTACCGCGTCGGCGACTGGTGGTACCTGATGATCGCCGAGGGCGGCACCGCACACGGCCACAGCGTCTCCATCGCCCGCGCCCGCTCGCCGCGCGGCCCCTACGAACCGGCCCCCGCCAACCCGATCCTGACCCACCGCAGCACGGACCTCCCCATCCAGAGCACCGGCCACGCCGACCTGGTCACCGCACCCGACGGCACCTGGTGGATGGTGCTGCTCGGCACCCGGCCCCGGGGCTGGTTCCCCGGCTTCCACGTGCTCGGCCGTGAGACGTTCCTGACCCCGGTCGAGTGGGTGGACGGCTGGCCCCGGGTCGGCCCGGTACGGGAACAGCACACGGCACCGGAGGTCTGGCAGCCCTTCCAACTCCCGCCGGTTCGCGACGACTTCGACGCCCCGGCCCTCGCCCACTCCTGGATCTCCCCGCGCAGCAGGCGGGACGACAGCTGGTCGCTGACTCGTCGACCGGGCTGGCTGACGCTGGACGCTCAGAGGGGTCAGGTGTTCCTCGGTCGCCGCCAACAGCACCCAGACTGCCGCGCGTCCGTCCGGATCGACCCCGGCTCCGGCCGCGCAGGCCTCTCCGTCCGCATGGACGAGGCGCATCACTACGACATCGAGGTCGCCGGGGGAGCGGTGAGCGTGGTCGCGCGGATCGGTCCCGTACGGCAGCGGATCGCCTCGCGTGCGGTACCGCCGGGCCCGGTCGCCCTGACCGTCGACATCGCGGCGACCGACGCCGACACACGAGCCCCCGACATCCTCACGTTCTCCGTGGAGGGTCCCGAAATGGCCGTAGAACTGGCGGAGTTGGACGGACGTTATCTTTCCACGCAAGTGGCGGGGGGATTCACCGGACGGGTGATCGGCATGTACGTGACTGAGGGGGAGGCTGCCTTCGACTGGTTCGACTACCAGGAGGCACTGCGATAG
- a CDS encoding PadR family transcriptional regulator, which translates to MRTHGYERGHGQDGPSRRGRGGPDGRRGAFGPFGPGGPGGPGGPGFGPGFGPGPWGGRGRGGPRGGRARRGDVRASILALLKDRPMHGYEMIQEIAERSGGAWKPSPGSVYPTLQLLEDEGLIASESEGGKKLFALTEAGRTAAEEGPDAPWEEASRGVDWEALSEIRQAGFGLMEAFGQVWKTGSKEQREKALTVINDARKKLYLILADED; encoded by the coding sequence ATGCGTACCCACGGATACGAGCGTGGACATGGACAGGACGGACCCTCCCGGCGCGGCCGGGGTGGCCCTGACGGGCGGCGTGGGGCATTCGGTCCCTTCGGGCCCGGTGGACCTGGTGGTCCCGGTGGCCCCGGATTCGGGCCGGGCTTCGGTCCCGGTCCCTGGGGCGGACGAGGGCGCGGCGGCCCGAGGGGTGGCAGGGCGCGGCGCGGCGACGTGCGCGCGTCGATCCTCGCCCTCCTCAAGGACCGGCCGATGCACGGCTACGAGATGATCCAGGAGATCGCCGAGCGCAGCGGCGGCGCGTGGAAGCCGAGCCCCGGCTCGGTCTACCCCACCCTGCAGCTGCTGGAGGACGAGGGCCTGATCGCCAGTGAGTCGGAGGGCGGCAAGAAGCTCTTCGCCCTCACCGAGGCCGGCCGTACCGCGGCCGAAGAGGGCCCGGACGCCCCTTGGGAAGAGGCTTCCCGCGGGGTCGACTGGGAGGCCCTCAGTGAGATCCGCCAGGCCGGCTTCGGTCTGATGGAGGCCTTTGGCCAGGTCTGGAAGACCGGCAGCAAGGAGCAGCGCGAGAAGGCGCTGACCGTCATCAACGACGCCCGCAAGAAGCTGTACCTGATTCTGGCCGACGAGGACTGA
- a CDS encoding SRPBCC family protein has product MAEISAEARIEAPAEKVWAQLTDWPAYGEWNATHTNFPKGGPDALAVGGTFQENMKLMGFPAEVEWTIEEVEPARVFAIRGKGPMAVNVATRYTLTPDGDATTVRIDGEFTGAAVSLMAGKLKDSGTAALNESLRKLAGLVA; this is encoded by the coding sequence AAATCAGCGCGGAGGCACGCATCGAGGCCCCGGCCGAGAAGGTGTGGGCTCAACTCACGGACTGGCCCGCGTACGGCGAGTGGAACGCGACCCACACCAACTTCCCCAAGGGCGGCCCGGACGCGCTCGCGGTGGGCGGGACCTTCCAGGAGAACATGAAGCTGATGGGCTTCCCGGCCGAGGTCGAGTGGACCATCGAGGAGGTCGAACCGGCCCGGGTGTTCGCCATCCGCGGCAAGGGCCCGATGGCCGTCAACGTCGCCACGCGCTACACGCTCACGCCCGACGGCGACGCCACGACGGTCAGGATCGACGGTGAGTTCACGGGGGCGGCGGTGTCGCTGATGGCGGGCAAACTGAAGGACTCGGGTACGGCTGCCCTGAACGAGTCGCTGCGCAAACTGGCCGGGCTGGTGGCCTGA
- a CDS encoding class I SAM-dependent methyltransferase gives MTEQPPSYLAAIRESYDTVAAAYVQLVKEPGELDPVSRAMPAAFAETVRAADLGPVADLGCGPGKITAYMAGLGVPVFGIDISPKMIELARRAHPDLTFTVGSMTAPPIGDGELGGILAHYSTHHTPPDQLPVVFGEFHRMLAPGGHLLLAGHVGDDQLLRPTQAYGGHPVSYESHLLPPDRIAGLLTQAGLTLTARLVLEPAEGAKRTHAAFLARKPEGPSAA, from the coding sequence GTGACCGAGCAGCCGCCTTCCTACCTCGCCGCGATCCGGGAGTCGTACGACACCGTCGCCGCCGCCTACGTCCAACTCGTCAAGGAACCGGGCGAGTTGGACCCGGTGTCCCGCGCGATGCCGGCCGCGTTCGCCGAGACCGTGCGGGCGGCCGACCTCGGGCCCGTGGCGGACCTGGGGTGCGGGCCCGGGAAGATCACGGCGTACATGGCGGGCCTCGGGGTGCCTGTCTTCGGCATCGACATCTCCCCCAAGATGATCGAACTGGCCCGCCGGGCCCACCCGGACCTGACCTTCACCGTGGGCTCGATGACCGCGCCGCCGATCGGGGACGGCGAGCTCGGCGGCATCCTGGCCCACTACTCCACCCACCACACACCGCCGGACCAACTCCCCGTCGTCTTCGGCGAGTTCCACCGCATGCTGGCCCCCGGTGGCCACCTGCTGCTGGCCGGCCACGTCGGAGACGACCAACTCCTGCGTCCCACGCAGGCGTACGGCGGCCACCCCGTGTCCTACGAGTCCCACCTGCTCCCGCCGGACCGGATCGCCGGGCTGCTGACACAGGCCGGGCTCACGCTCACCGCGCGCCTGGTCCTGGAACCGGCCGAGGGGGCGAAGCGGACGCACGCCGCCTTCCTGGCCCGGAAACCGGAAGGCCCCTCGGCCGCATAG
- a CDS encoding substrate-binding and VWA domain-containing protein, with product MGRHSLPDQYGAGGSDPRPRARRRTVAIATVLVLTVAGGTAVAVQSGLLSFGSSCRKDAVRLRIAASPDMTPALRAAAGQARDEGITSDGQCLNISVTAQESYKFADTLKAGKHPDAQVWVPDSELWVNEVSSAADSDATEVTPAGNVASTPVGVAMVPAAAKSLGWPQKTYNWLDLAGATLQDDSLRLGAADPARSATGLLALTQLSTAASKVKGGATQAAAMMKTLSQRTSDTDSQVLDTLPRNSSGTEQGNPKRNQALVLSEQSAFAYNASADSDGSLDLFYPKDGSPRLDYPYNLVDQERLTTDQSRAAIRFMTYLSQPAQQKLMEKYGFRTDDDAAPKAVVAKAGGSSPQPYAVAAPEPASDTALQEALGTWTITVQSARITTVVDASGSMAETVPGTGQSRMDVTKASLLQALATFTPEDEIGLWEFSTKLDGDKDYRVLVPTERLGDHKGDGTQRDALSAAFGSLKPVPNGATGLYDTTLAAYKAATSSYAKGKFNALVILTDGVNQDPGSISRSTLINQLRQLASPERPVPLIMIGVGPEADKEEARQIAEATGGSGHEVTNPAQIQSVILQAIVAAGASANAG from the coding sequence ATGGGACGTCACAGCTTGCCCGATCAGTACGGGGCGGGCGGCAGCGACCCCCGTCCTCGCGCGCGCCGCCGTACGGTGGCGATCGCCACGGTGCTCGTGCTGACCGTCGCCGGCGGTACCGCCGTGGCGGTACAGAGCGGGCTGCTCTCCTTCGGCTCCTCCTGCCGGAAGGACGCGGTACGGCTGAGAATCGCCGCCTCCCCCGACATGACTCCCGCCCTGCGCGCGGCGGCCGGGCAGGCACGCGACGAGGGCATCACGTCCGACGGGCAGTGTCTGAACATCTCGGTGACCGCCCAGGAGTCGTACAAGTTCGCGGACACCCTCAAGGCGGGCAAACACCCGGACGCACAGGTGTGGGTGCCCGACTCGGAGCTGTGGGTGAACGAGGTCTCGTCGGCCGCCGACAGCGACGCCACGGAGGTGACCCCCGCGGGCAACGTGGCTTCCACGCCGGTCGGGGTGGCGATGGTCCCGGCCGCCGCGAAGTCGCTCGGGTGGCCGCAGAAGACCTACAACTGGCTGGACCTGGCCGGTGCCACCCTCCAGGACGACTCGCTGCGGCTGGGCGCGGCCGACCCGGCGCGCAGCGCGACCGGGCTGCTGGCGCTCACGCAGCTGAGCACGGCCGCCTCCAAGGTCAAGGGCGGGGCCACACAGGCCGCGGCGATGATGAAGACGCTGTCGCAGCGGACCTCGGACACCGACAGCCAGGTCCTGGACACCCTGCCGCGCAACTCGTCCGGCACCGAGCAGGGCAATCCCAAGCGCAACCAGGCGCTGGTCCTCAGCGAGCAGTCGGCGTTCGCGTACAACGCCTCGGCGGACAGCGACGGGAGCCTGGATCTCTTCTACCCGAAGGACGGCTCCCCGCGGCTCGACTACCCGTACAACCTGGTCGACCAGGAACGGCTGACCACGGACCAGAGCCGGGCCGCGATCCGGTTCATGACCTATCTGAGCCAACCCGCGCAGCAGAAGCTCATGGAGAAGTACGGCTTCCGCACGGATGACGACGCCGCGCCGAAGGCCGTGGTCGCGAAGGCCGGTGGCAGCAGTCCGCAGCCGTACGCCGTCGCCGCGCCCGAGCCCGCCTCCGACACGGCGCTCCAAGAGGCCCTGGGCACCTGGACGATCACGGTGCAGAGCGCGCGGATCACCACGGTCGTCGACGCGTCCGGCTCGATGGCGGAGACGGTGCCGGGGACCGGACAGTCGCGGATGGACGTCACGAAGGCCTCGCTGCTCCAGGCACTCGCCACCTTCACGCCCGAGGACGAGATCGGGCTGTGGGAGTTCTCGACCAAGCTCGACGGCGACAAGGACTACCGCGTCCTGGTACCGACGGAACGGCTCGGCGACCACAAGGGCGACGGCACCCAACGGGACGCCCTGTCAGCGGCGTTCGGCTCGCTGAAGCCGGTGCCGAACGGCGCGACCGGGCTCTACGACACCACGCTCGCCGCGTACAAGGCGGCCACGTCCTCTTACGCGAAGGGGAAGTTCAACGCGCTGGTCATCCTGACCGACGGGGTCAACCAGGACCCGGGCAGCATCTCCCGCTCCACGCTCATCAATCAGTTGCGTCAACTCGCCAGCCCTGAACGGCCGGTGCCGCTCATCATGATCGGGGTGGGTCCGGAGGCCGACAAGGAGGAGGCCCGCCAGATCGCCGAGGCTACCGGCGGCTCGGGCCACGAGGTGACGAACCCGGCCCAGATCCAGTCGGTGATCCTCCAGGCCATCGTGGCGGCGGGCGCGTCGGCCAACGCGGGCTGA